Proteins encoded in a region of the Lujinxingia litoralis genome:
- a CDS encoding HPF/RaiA family ribosome-associated protein, which yields MRVPVEIAFKHVEVSASLEQLVRERVERLPRYFPRIIACRVAVEAASRNNQHEVTGYRVRVEVSVPGNELVATSSPRVGQTPSAIVQDPYQAVRDAFVAVERRLKTYAGKLRAERKPRATAPHAVITQLNAEEGFGFLRTIGGREIYFHQNAVVNNGFEHLNIGDEVRFREVEGEEGPQASTVEVVGRHGRHVMGLIPRV from the coding sequence ATGCGAGTACCGGTTGAGATCGCGTTCAAACATGTCGAGGTCAGCGCCTCGCTGGAGCAGCTGGTGCGCGAGCGGGTGGAACGCCTGCCGCGTTATTTTCCGCGCATCATCGCCTGCCGGGTGGCCGTGGAGGCCGCCAGCCGAAACAACCAGCACGAGGTCACCGGCTACCGGGTGCGCGTGGAGGTCAGCGTGCCGGGCAACGAGCTGGTGGCCACCTCCAGCCCCCGGGTCGGGCAGACGCCCAGCGCCATTGTGCAGGATCCCTACCAGGCGGTGCGGGATGCCTTTGTGGCTGTGGAGCGTCGGCTCAAGACCTACGCCGGGAAGTTGCGCGCTGAGCGCAAACCCCGGGCCACGGCTCCTCATGCCGTGATCACACAGCTCAACGCCGAGGAGGGGTTCGGGTTTCTGCGGACCATCGGCGGTCGCGAGATCTATTTTCATCAAAACGCGGTGGTCAACAACGGGTTTGAACACCTGAACATCGGCGATGAAGTGCGCTTTCGGGAGGTCGAGGGCGAAGAGGGGCCGCAGGCCTCCACGGTTGAGGTGGTGGGTCGCCATGGGCGGCATGTGATGGGGCTGATCCCCAGGGTCTGA
- a CDS encoding Lon protease family protein → MRRRRRTRSEESDPSQRPRRARAESGSEPSELDQRVRAIEAATQLETERLRRVCAPADLGLSSSQELERGGVPGQERAREALGFGLSMQRPGYHIFAIGPPGLGKHEQILQTLNEEATRRPAPHAWCYVYNFENPRAPRALQLARGRATELREAMEEFVEALRDALPRALESPEYARTRRDLDEGFERRQKAALDEVRAKAQEHQVAVIQTPSGVVMAPVVDDEVLGPMAFQELEAGERTRFEEALETLHTELEDSLRELAALESEHRRQVEALEEATVRAEVDARLKPLCEAFADCPQVLDYLQAVEDDIVEHAEAFVGQSGADQGGLLPGLQAGQATAEIARRYEVNVLHEDLKVQGAPVVQEHHPNFENLFGRIDHRAQLGAISTDFTMIRPGALHRANGGFLVLDVRQVLMQPMVWEQLKRALRAGELRIESPAQVMGLFSTQSLEPEPVALDVKVILVGERRLYYLLEAYDPDVSDLFKVMADFEATVERDAQVEGFLKMVAWRAEQLEVGMLSVGALARLVEWGARQAEDARRLSVAVERVDEVLAESDWQRTQRQGDEVQVEDVEAALQARRRRASRLRERMEDAMERGVLHVDLEGEQIAQVNALSVVELAGERFGRPSRITASVQVGAGQLLDIEREVELSGALHAKGVLILGGYLGHEFGQQRPLALSARLVFEQSYGGVDGDSASLAETLALLSAISTLPLKQGLAITGSIDQRGRVQAIGGVNAKIEGFFDVCQRHGLSGEQGVVVPASNAQHLMLSDRVVEAVRDGKFFIYAVETVRQAVALMFGLPAGRRTDDDAFEEDSVFGQVDRRLEALARAARHFDSRGAALGSTHSPQAPAPEEPPSPDPPTAEDAEEEQSEAPARGSRTRKSRRRG, encoded by the coding sequence GTGAGACGACGTAGAAGGACCAGGAGCGAGGAAAGCGACCCGTCGCAGCGCCCGCGCCGCGCGCGGGCCGAGTCGGGCTCAGAGCCCTCCGAACTCGACCAGCGGGTGCGGGCCATTGAGGCCGCCACTCAGCTGGAGACCGAGCGGCTGCGCCGGGTATGCGCCCCGGCAGATCTGGGGCTGAGCAGCAGCCAGGAGCTGGAGCGCGGCGGGGTGCCCGGGCAGGAGCGCGCCCGGGAGGCGCTGGGCTTCGGCCTCTCGATGCAGCGGCCGGGCTACCATATCTTTGCCATCGGGCCCCCCGGGCTGGGCAAGCATGAGCAGATTCTTCAGACCCTCAACGAGGAGGCCACGCGCCGCCCGGCGCCCCACGCCTGGTGCTACGTGTACAACTTTGAGAATCCCCGGGCACCGCGCGCACTGCAGCTGGCCCGGGGGCGCGCCACCGAGCTCCGAGAGGCCATGGAGGAGTTCGTCGAGGCGCTGCGCGACGCGCTGCCCCGGGCGCTGGAGAGCCCGGAGTACGCCCGCACCCGCCGCGATCTCGACGAGGGCTTTGAGCGGCGCCAGAAAGCCGCCCTCGACGAGGTCCGCGCAAAGGCCCAGGAGCATCAGGTCGCGGTGATTCAGACCCCCTCCGGCGTGGTGATGGCCCCGGTGGTCGACGACGAGGTGCTCGGCCCGATGGCCTTTCAGGAGCTGGAGGCCGGGGAGCGCACACGCTTTGAAGAAGCCCTGGAGACCTTGCACACCGAGCTCGAAGACAGCCTGCGCGAGCTGGCGGCGCTGGAGAGCGAGCACCGCCGCCAGGTCGAGGCGCTGGAGGAGGCCACGGTGCGCGCCGAAGTCGATGCGCGCCTTAAACCCCTGTGCGAGGCCTTCGCCGATTGCCCACAGGTGCTCGATTACCTGCAGGCGGTGGAGGATGACATCGTCGAGCATGCCGAGGCCTTCGTCGGCCAGAGCGGCGCCGACCAGGGCGGCCTGCTGCCCGGGTTGCAGGCCGGACAGGCCACCGCCGAAATTGCCCGGCGCTACGAGGTCAACGTGCTTCACGAAGATCTCAAGGTCCAGGGTGCCCCGGTGGTTCAGGAGCATCATCCCAACTTTGAGAACCTCTTCGGGCGCATCGATCATCGGGCGCAGCTGGGCGCGATCTCCACCGACTTTACGATGATCCGTCCGGGAGCCCTGCACCGCGCCAACGGCGGCTTCCTGGTGCTGGATGTGCGCCAGGTGCTCATGCAGCCGATGGTCTGGGAGCAGCTCAAACGCGCGCTGCGCGCCGGCGAGCTGCGCATTGAGAGCCCGGCCCAGGTCATGGGGCTTTTCTCCACCCAGAGTCTGGAGCCCGAACCGGTGGCGCTCGACGTCAAGGTGATCCTGGTCGGGGAGCGTCGCCTCTACTACCTGCTGGAGGCCTACGATCCGGATGTCTCCGACCTCTTTAAGGTGATGGCCGACTTTGAGGCCACGGTGGAGCGCGATGCCCAGGTGGAGGGGTTTTTGAAGATGGTCGCCTGGCGGGCCGAGCAGCTGGAGGTGGGGATGCTCTCGGTCGGCGCGCTGGCGCGGCTGGTGGAGTGGGGCGCCCGGCAGGCCGAAGACGCCCGCCGGCTCTCGGTGGCCGTGGAGCGCGTCGATGAGGTGCTGGCCGAGAGCGACTGGCAGCGCACGCAGCGCCAGGGCGATGAGGTGCAGGTCGAGGATGTGGAGGCCGCGCTGCAGGCTCGCCGCCGGCGGGCCTCCCGGCTGCGCGAGCGCATGGAAGATGCCATGGAGCGCGGCGTGCTCCATGTGGATCTGGAGGGCGAGCAGATCGCTCAGGTCAACGCCCTCTCGGTGGTCGAACTCGCTGGCGAGCGCTTCGGGCGCCCCAGCCGCATCACGGCCAGCGTGCAGGTGGGGGCCGGACAGCTGCTCGATATTGAGCGCGAGGTGGAGCTCAGCGGAGCCCTGCACGCCAAGGGCGTGCTGATTCTGGGCGGGTATCTGGGCCACGAGTTCGGGCAGCAGCGCCCGCTAGCGCTCTCCGCGCGTCTGGTCTTTGAGCAGTCCTATGGCGGGGTCGACGGCGACAGCGCCTCGCTGGCCGAAACCCTGGCGCTGCTCTCGGCCATCAGCACGCTACCGCTGAAGCAGGGGCTTGCCATCACCGGCTCGATCGACCAGCGAGGGCGCGTGCAGGCCATCGGCGGGGTCAACGCCAAGATCGAGGGCTTCTTCGATGTCTGTCAGCGCCACGGGCTCAGCGGTGAGCAGGGTGTGGTAGTCCCGGCGAGCAACGCCCAGCATTTGATGCTCTCGGATCGGGTGGTGGAGGCGGTGAGAGACGGGAAGTTCTTTATTTATGCGGTCGAGACGGTGCGACAGGCCGTGGCTCTGATGTTTGGTCTGCCCGCCGGACGCCGCACTGACGACGACGCCTTTGAGGAAGATAGCGTCTTCGGTCAGGTCGACCGCCGCCTCGAAGCGCTGGCCCGCGCGGCCCGACACTTCGACAGCCGCGGAGCCGCGCTGGGGTCCACGCACTCCCCCCAGGCCCCGGCGCCCGAGGAGCCGCCAAGCCCCGATCCGCCCACCGCTGAGGATGCCGAGGAGGAGCAGAGCGAGGCGCCCGCGCGTGGCTCAAGGACCCGAAAGTCCAGGAGGAGAGGATGA